The following are encoded in a window of Pseudomonas multiresinivorans genomic DNA:
- a CDS encoding histidine kinase, whose amino-acid sequence MNTASQPEPSASDRFFVGSPPAGRPSLRKSIVVRFGCYLTLLVSLALAGMFSALLFADYSHQDAAVINQAGSLRMLTYRLALDPSPINRQALQATLAARLDNDEITRLLRRSDADAPIRQQHAQLRKELQNLDLSEAPALATLDTFVSHIDGFVGTLQSNAEYRSQMLSTVQGLCLFLSLLVVFISLYDLSYHMVGPLRELTTTARRLGEGDLDARVSSSGEDELSQLGERFNQMAEELQASYRELEARVEEKTRALSNSHQRLELLYDSARRLGQDPYDERSLQPLLNQLERVLQAGKVTLCLNKDGVERAYSSLTTDGITGSFCLQGNCGDCRAQADHCGEPSQGINPLLMQPLSIGEHRFGELFIETASGRLEDWQQQFIEGFCDNIARTFALSLQQEQENRLALFAERSTIARELHDSLAQSLSYLKIQVSRLATLLKRDVPAEKIDETLDELREGLNSAYRQLRELLTTFRLSLEQSSLEAALVKTVEEFAERGNLGIELDNRLAHIPLNPNEEIHILQIVREALSNVVRHAGASHAKVTLGEDADEQVCITVDDDGVGFDPAQSRNGHYGLSIMRERSQTLEASFSIAPREPQGTRVSVRFTHKPLSQYPETHP is encoded by the coding sequence ATGAATACGGCGTCCCAACCCGAGCCCTCCGCCAGCGACCGATTCTTTGTGGGTAGTCCCCCCGCCGGGCGCCCTTCCCTGCGCAAATCCATCGTCGTGCGCTTCGGCTGCTACCTCACCCTGCTGGTATCCCTGGCCCTGGCCGGTATGTTCAGCGCACTGCTGTTCGCCGACTATTCGCACCAGGATGCGGCGGTGATCAACCAGGCCGGCTCGTTGCGCATGCTCACCTACCGCCTGGCGCTGGACCCCTCGCCGATCAACCGCCAGGCCCTGCAGGCAACCCTCGCTGCACGCCTGGACAACGACGAGATCACCCGCCTGCTGCGCCGCTCGGATGCCGACGCGCCGATCCGCCAGCAGCACGCGCAACTGCGCAAGGAGCTGCAGAACCTCGACCTTTCCGAAGCACCGGCGCTGGCGACCCTCGACACCTTCGTCAGCCACATCGACGGCTTCGTCGGCACCCTGCAGAGCAATGCCGAATACCGCTCGCAGATGCTCAGCACGGTGCAGGGGCTGTGCCTGTTCCTCAGCCTGCTGGTGGTGTTCATCAGCCTCTATGACCTGAGCTACCACATGGTCGGCCCGCTGCGCGAACTCACCACGACAGCGCGTCGCCTGGGCGAGGGTGACCTCGATGCACGGGTCAGCAGCAGCGGCGAGGACGAGTTGAGCCAGCTGGGCGAGCGCTTCAACCAGATGGCCGAGGAACTCCAGGCCAGCTACCGCGAGCTCGAAGCACGGGTGGAAGAGAAGACCCGTGCCCTCTCCAACAGCCACCAGCGCCTGGAGCTGCTCTACGACAGCGCCCGCCGCCTGGGCCAGGACCCGTATGACGAGCGCTCCCTGCAACCGCTGCTGAACCAGCTGGAGCGCGTGCTGCAGGCCGGCAAGGTCACCCTGTGCCTGAACAAGGATGGCGTCGAGCGCGCCTATTCCTCGCTGACCACCGACGGCATCACCGGCAGCTTCTGCCTGCAGGGCAACTGCGGCGACTGCCGCGCCCAGGCCGACCATTGCGGCGAGCCAAGCCAGGGCATCAATCCGCTGCTGATGCAGCCCCTTTCCATTGGCGAACACCGCTTCGGCGAGCTGTTCATCGAGACCGCCAGCGGCCGCCTGGAAGACTGGCAGCAGCAATTCATCGAGGGCTTCTGCGACAACATCGCGCGCACCTTCGCGCTGTCCCTGCAGCAGGAACAGGAGAACCGCCTGGCCCTGTTCGCCGAGCGCAGCACCATCGCCCGCGAGCTGCACGATTCACTGGCGCAGTCGCTGTCCTACCTGAAGATCCAGGTCAGCCGCCTGGCCACCCTGCTCAAGCGCGATGTGCCGGCCGAGAAGATCGACGAGACCCTCGACGAACTGCGCGAAGGCCTCAACAGCGCCTACCGCCAGCTGCGCGAACTGCTCACCACCTTCCGCCTGAGCCTGGAGCAGTCGAGCCTGGAAGCAGCGCTGGTGAAGACCGTGGAAGAGTTCGCCGAGCGCGGCAACCTGGGCATCGAGCTCGACAACCGGCTGGCGCATATCCCGCTCAACCCCAACGAGGAAATCCACATCCTGCAGATCGTCCGCGAGGCGCTGTCGAACGTGGTTCGCCACGCCGGCGCCAGCCACGCGAAGGTGACGCTGGGCGAAGATGCGGATGAGCAGGTATGCATCACCGTGGATGATGACGGCGTCGGCTTTGACCCAGCGCAGAGCCGCAACGGGCACTACGGGCTTAGCATCATGCGTGAGCGCAGCCAGACCCTGGAAGCCAGCTTCAGCATCGCCCCGCGCGAGCCGCAGGGCACCCGCGTCAGCGTGCGTTTCACCCACAAACCCCTGTCGCAGTACCCGGAGACCCACCCATGA
- the moaC gene encoding cyclic pyranopterin monophosphate synthase MoaC, giving the protein MLTHLDSQGRANMVDVTEKAVTSREAVAEARVRMLPATLQLIQDGGHPKGDVFAVARIAGIQAAKKTHELIPLCHPLLLTSVKVELNAEGEDTVHIVARCKLAGQTGVEMEALTAASVAALTIYDMCKAVDRGMTIESVRVLEKLGGKSGHYVATENVAGDTP; this is encoded by the coding sequence GTGCTGACCCATCTCGATTCCCAGGGCCGCGCCAATATGGTCGATGTCACCGAAAAAGCCGTGACGTCCCGTGAAGCCGTGGCCGAAGCCCGGGTGCGCATGCTCCCGGCGACCCTGCAACTGATCCAGGACGGCGGCCACCCCAAGGGCGACGTGTTCGCCGTGGCGCGCATTGCCGGCATCCAGGCAGCCAAGAAGACCCATGAACTGATCCCGCTGTGCCACCCGCTGCTGCTCACCAGCGTCAAGGTCGAGTTGAACGCAGAGGGTGAAGACACCGTGCACATCGTCGCCCGCTGCAAGCTGGCCGGGCAGACCGGCGTGGAGATGGAAGCGCTGACCGCTGCCAGCGTCGCCGCGCTGACCATCTACGACATGTGCAAGGCCGTGGACCGTGGCATGACCATCGAAAGCGTGCGCGTGCTGGAGAAGCTCGGCGGCAAGAGCGGGCATTACGTGGCTACAGAAAACGTAGCGGGAGACACCCCATGA
- the glp gene encoding gephyrin-like molybdotransferase Glp has translation MSACGCSGAGLRPVDEAIAALMDFVPQAPPTVQVDLESALGRVLAQDIRSPIDLPLWDNSAMDGYALRSADTGEAGARLKIAGYIAAGDAADVVLQPGQAMRIFTGAPLPPGADSVIAQEDCEVDGGWLQVPVVGHGSHVRRRGEELRAGDALLSAGQKLRAQDIGLLASVGLDRVPVYRPLRVCLLSSGDELREPGEPLAPGQIYNANRFSIGALLRGWGIEVHDYGVLADTLAASRDALSLAASEWDVLITSGGVSVGDRDYLKQAIRELGELHLWKLKMQPGKPLAFGSVSGKPWIGLPGNPAAALVTALVVARPFLWRAQGRSDVRTLPVTLPAGFDWPAANSRRQYLRARLELDATGVAHICLHPQQGSAMLRAASWADGLAVVEAGRTLHAGEPLPFLSFSELGA, from the coding sequence GTGAGCGCCTGCGGCTGTTCCGGCGCCGGCCTGCGCCCGGTGGATGAGGCCATCGCCGCGCTGATGGACTTCGTTCCCCAGGCGCCGCCGACCGTGCAGGTCGACCTGGAAAGCGCCCTGGGCCGCGTACTCGCGCAGGACATCCGCTCACCCATCGACCTGCCCCTGTGGGACAACAGCGCGATGGATGGCTACGCCTTGCGCAGCGCTGACACGGGTGAAGCCGGCGCGCGGCTGAAGATCGCCGGCTACATCGCCGCGGGCGATGCCGCCGACGTTGTGCTGCAACCGGGCCAGGCCATGCGCATCTTCACCGGCGCGCCGCTTCCGCCGGGTGCCGACAGCGTGATCGCCCAGGAGGACTGCGAGGTCGATGGAGGCTGGTTGCAGGTACCCGTGGTCGGCCATGGCAGCCATGTGCGTCGCCGTGGCGAAGAGCTCCGTGCAGGCGATGCCTTGCTCAGTGCCGGACAGAAACTGCGCGCCCAGGACATCGGCCTGCTGGCCAGCGTCGGGCTGGACCGCGTCCCGGTTTACCGGCCGTTGCGGGTCTGCCTGCTGAGCAGCGGCGACGAGCTGCGCGAGCCCGGCGAGCCGCTGGCGCCGGGGCAGATCTACAACGCCAACCGCTTCAGCATCGGCGCGCTACTGCGCGGCTGGGGCATCGAAGTGCATGACTACGGCGTGCTCGCCGACACCCTGGCGGCCAGCCGCGATGCGCTGAGCCTCGCCGCGTCCGAATGGGACGTGCTGATCACCAGCGGCGGCGTATCCGTGGGAGACCGCGACTACCTCAAGCAGGCGATCCGCGAACTGGGCGAGCTGCACCTGTGGAAGTTGAAAATGCAGCCGGGCAAGCCACTGGCCTTTGGCAGTGTTTCGGGCAAGCCGTGGATCGGTCTGCCCGGCAACCCGGCCGCTGCGCTGGTCACCGCGCTGGTCGTCGCGCGCCCCTTCCTCTGGCGCGCCCAGGGACGCAGCGATGTGCGGACGCTGCCGGTGACGTTGCCGGCAGGCTTCGACTGGCCCGCCGCCAACTCGCGCCGCCAGTACCTGCGCGCGCGCCTGGAGCTCGATGCCACCGGCGTGGCGCACATCTGCCTGCACCCGCAGCAGGGCTCGGCCATGCTGCGCGCGGCGAGCTGGGCCGATGGCCTGGCGGTGGTGGAGGCCGGGCGCACCCTGCACGCTGGCGAGCCGCTGCCGTTCCTGTCTTTCAGCGAACTCGGCGCCTGA
- a CDS encoding PhoH family protein, with protein sequence MDDHGRSRPTQPTLYVLDTNVLIHDPNALLNFQEHHVAIPMTVLEELDKLKTGKHTVAAECRQAIRLIDSVLGEASPEQVEDGVPIQRGKSGPCGSLSILMSKRAEPITWLPEHLNDNKIINQLVELKSRHSSKRVVLVTKDINMRLKARACGVFAEDYHTDQLVDDINMLSRGYHSLSGSFWDRVSKVETRQDHGRTWHRVQLTDNLPAVHINEFIVDEQGFVGWIKGIDQDELTILDLHQEPLLHQEAWGLRPRDVYQSLALYALLDPDIHLVNLSGAAGSGKTILALAAAIEQTMVTKRYKRIIATRSVQGLDEDIGFLPGTEAEKMEPWLGAITDNLEALHSDDECTHGSVDYILSKVPLQFKSLNYIRGRSFQQSLILIDECQNLTPHQMKTIITRAGNGSKVICLGNLAQIDTPYLSATSSGLTYLTERFKDFPHGVHVTLQGVPRSVLAEFAEAHM encoded by the coding sequence GCCTTGCTGAATTTCCAGGAGCACCACGTCGCCATCCCGATGACGGTGCTGGAGGAACTGGACAAGCTCAAGACCGGCAAACACACCGTGGCCGCGGAATGTCGCCAGGCGATCCGTCTGATCGACTCGGTACTGGGCGAAGCCTCGCCCGAGCAGGTCGAGGATGGCGTGCCCATCCAGCGCGGCAAGAGCGGCCCCTGTGGCAGCCTGTCGATCCTCATGAGCAAGCGCGCCGAGCCGATCACCTGGCTGCCCGAACACCTCAACGACAACAAGATCATCAACCAGCTGGTGGAGCTGAAGAGTCGCCATAGCAGCAAGCGCGTAGTGCTGGTCACCAAGGACATCAACATGCGCCTGAAGGCGCGCGCTTGCGGGGTTTTCGCCGAGGACTACCACACCGACCAACTGGTCGACGACATCAATATGCTGTCACGCGGTTATCACTCGCTGAGCGGATCGTTCTGGGACCGCGTCAGCAAGGTGGAGACCCGCCAGGATCATGGGAGAACCTGGCACCGCGTGCAGCTCACCGACAACCTGCCGGCGGTGCACATCAACGAGTTCATCGTCGATGAGCAGGGGTTCGTCGGCTGGATCAAGGGTATCGACCAGGACGAGCTGACCATCCTCGACCTGCACCAGGAACCGCTGCTGCACCAGGAAGCCTGGGGCCTGCGTCCGCGCGATGTGTACCAGTCGCTGGCGCTGTACGCGCTGCTGGACCCGGACATCCACCTGGTCAACCTGTCCGGCGCCGCCGGCTCGGGCAAGACCATCCTTGCCCTGGCCGCCGCCATCGAACAGACCATGGTCACCAAACGCTACAAGCGCATCATCGCGACGCGCAGCGTGCAGGGCCTGGACGAGGACATCGGCTTCCTGCCCGGCACCGAGGCGGAGAAGATGGAGCCCTGGCTCGGCGCGATCACCGACAACCTCGAAGCCCTGCATTCGGATGATGAGTGCACCCATGGCAGCGTCGACTACATCCTCAGCAAGGTGCCGCTGCAGTTCAAATCGCTGAACTACATCCGCGGCCGCAGTTTCCAGCAGAGCCTGATCCTGATCGACGAGTGCCAGAACCTTACGCCGCACCAGATGAAGACCATCATTACCCGTGCGGGCAATGGTTCGAAGGTGATCTGCCTGGGCAACCTGGCGCAGATCGACACCCCCTACCTGTCGGCCACCAGCTCCGGCCTGACCTACCTGACCGAACGCTTCAAGGACTTCCCCCACGGCGTGCACGTGACCCTGCAAGGGGTGCCGCGCTCGGTGCTGGCGGAGTTCGCCGAAGCGCACATGTAA
- the ubiT gene encoding ubiquinone anaerobic biosynthesis accessory factor UbiT, translated as MLTLETGALRAADRLLPLAARVPSGLQRAVLQRAANRLFAEALADGAFDILDGHWLRLEVSDLGLAWSFTHDCKGLRFADACVPSVTIRGSWRDFLLLAGRQEDPDTLFFRRRLVIEGDTELGLAVKNLIDSLDPDSLPAWLWSAMRRASRVVQENA; from the coding sequence GTGTTGACTCTGGAAACCGGCGCCTTGCGCGCCGCCGATCGACTCCTGCCGCTGGCCGCGCGCGTCCCGTCGGGATTGCAGCGCGCGGTGCTGCAGCGTGCCGCCAATCGCCTGTTTGCCGAGGCGCTGGCCGACGGTGCCTTCGATATCCTCGACGGCCACTGGCTGCGGCTGGAAGTGAGCGATCTCGGCCTGGCCTGGAGTTTCACCCACGACTGCAAGGGCCTGCGTTTCGCCGATGCCTGCGTGCCCAGCGTGACCATCCGTGGCAGCTGGCGTGACTTCCTGCTGCTGGCGGGCCGCCAGGAGGACCCGGACACGCTGTTCTTCCGTCGCCGCCTGGTGATCGAGGGCGATACCGAGCTGGGGCTGGCGGTGAAGAACCTGATCGACAGCCTCGACCCGGACAGCCTGCCAGCCTGGCTGTGGAGCGCCATGCGCCGCGCCAGCCGGGTGGTGCAGGAAAACGCCTGA
- a CDS encoding MoaD/ThiS family protein — protein MIRVQYFARYREALGLDGEQLNWNASLANLDDLRRLLLERGGAWDVLGEQNLMCARNQELCSLDEPLADGDEVAFFPTVTGG, from the coding sequence ATGATCCGCGTGCAGTACTTCGCCCGCTACCGTGAAGCCCTCGGTCTGGATGGCGAGCAACTGAACTGGAACGCCTCCCTGGCCAACCTCGACGACCTGCGGCGCCTGCTGCTGGAGCGCGGCGGGGCCTGGGACGTGCTTGGCGAACAGAACCTGATGTGCGCGCGCAACCAGGAACTGTGCTCCCTGGATGAGCCCCTCGCCGATGGCGACGAGGTGGCGTTCTTCCCCACCGTTACCGGAGGCTGA
- a CDS encoding putative zinc-binding protein, whose product MPPSPNLPLVYSCSGCSNLAQLANDLALRLDRDGLAEMSCIAGVGGDVPALVKKACSGRPIIAVDGCHLHCVQNCLARHGVKARHEITLTEYGLKKRYGQDAPVQDFEMLYEELQFLVRTPA is encoded by the coding sequence ATGCCGCCCTCGCCGAACCTGCCTCTCGTATATTCCTGCTCCGGCTGCTCCAATCTTGCACAATTGGCCAACGACCTCGCCCTGCGCCTGGACCGTGACGGCCTGGCGGAAATGTCCTGCATCGCCGGCGTGGGTGGCGACGTACCGGCACTGGTGAAGAAAGCCTGCTCCGGCCGACCGATCATCGCCGTGGACGGCTGTCACCTGCACTGCGTGCAGAACTGCCTGGCGCGCCACGGAGTGAAGGCCAGGCACGAGATCACCCTGACCGAATATGGCCTGAAGAAACGCTACGGCCAGGACGCGCCGGTGCAGGATTTCGAGATGCTCTACGAGGAACTGCAGTTCCTCGTACGCACGCCGGCCTGA
- the moaB gene encoding molybdenum cofactor biosynthesis protein B — protein MSHLSTPEFQPLEIAVLTVSDTRSLHNDTSGQALVTSLQRAGHALAERRLVIDDIYQIRAVVSAWIADPKVQVGLITGGTGFTLRDNTPQAVAPLLERTVDGFGELFRQISREEIGTSTIQSRAIAGITNGTLICCLPGSTGACLTAWEKILVQQLDSRTKPCNFVPHLKRLPEHPVLACGTRS, from the coding sequence ATGAGCCATCTCAGCACCCCGGAATTCCAGCCGCTGGAGATCGCTGTCCTCACCGTCAGCGATACCCGCAGCCTGCACAACGACACCTCCGGCCAGGCCCTGGTCACCTCCCTGCAGCGCGCCGGCCATGCCCTCGCCGAGCGTCGGCTGGTGATCGACGACATCTACCAGATTCGCGCCGTGGTCTCGGCCTGGATCGCCGATCCCAAGGTCCAGGTCGGCCTGATCACCGGCGGCACCGGCTTCACCCTGCGTGACAACACCCCGCAGGCCGTGGCTCCCCTGCTGGAACGTACCGTGGACGGCTTCGGTGAGCTGTTCCGGCAGATTTCCCGCGAAGAGATCGGTACCTCCACCATCCAGTCCCGCGCCATCGCCGGCATCACCAACGGCACGCTGATCTGCTGCCTGCCCGGTTCCACCGGCGCCTGCCTGACGGCCTGGGAAAAGATCCTCGTCCAGCAGTTGGACAGCCGCACCAAGCCCTGCAATTTCGTTCCCCATCTCAAGCGCCTGCCCGAGCACCCGGTGCTGGCCTGCGGTACCCGCTCGTGA
- a CDS encoding U32 family peptidase produces MKLSLGPVLFYWDRRTLLDFYAQMVEQPLDVITIGETVCSKRRALSLDDWLGLGRELQQQSGAQILIAGLALIEAASELSSLRRLCANGELQVEANDMGAVQILSGLGVDFVGGPALNVYNGHTLAELRAAGLRRWVPPVECSGEQIHAVIEQARELGINDVETEIFAYGHLPLAYSARCFTARAENRPKDDCQFCCLNYPEGMSMLSQEGTPLFTLNGIQTMSGESSNLLADYASLRDCGADLLRLSPRAEGMVDVVQAFDRVRKGATPPLAVEGCNGYWHGRPGMLRSDEVNLC; encoded by the coding sequence ATGAAACTCAGCCTGGGCCCCGTGCTGTTCTACTGGGACCGCCGGACACTCCTGGATTTTTATGCGCAGATGGTCGAGCAGCCGCTGGACGTCATCACCATCGGCGAAACGGTCTGCTCCAAACGCCGCGCGCTGTCGCTGGACGACTGGCTCGGCCTTGGGCGCGAACTTCAGCAGCAGAGCGGGGCGCAGATTCTCATCGCGGGGCTGGCGCTGATCGAGGCGGCTTCGGAGCTGTCGTCACTGCGCCGGCTGTGCGCCAACGGCGAGCTGCAGGTCGAGGCCAACGACATGGGCGCGGTGCAGATTCTCTCCGGCCTGGGCGTCGACTTCGTTGGCGGGCCGGCGCTGAATGTCTACAACGGCCATACGCTGGCGGAGCTGCGCGCTGCCGGCCTGCGCCGCTGGGTGCCGCCGGTGGAGTGCTCCGGCGAGCAGATTCACGCGGTGATCGAGCAGGCGCGCGAGCTGGGCATCAATGATGTGGAGACCGAGATATTCGCCTACGGTCACCTGCCGCTGGCCTACTCGGCGCGCTGCTTCACCGCGCGGGCGGAGAACCGGCCCAAGGACGACTGCCAGTTCTGCTGCCTGAACTACCCCGAAGGCATGTCGATGCTCAGCCAGGAAGGCACGCCGCTGTTCACCCTCAATGGCATCCAGACGATGTCTGGCGAGTCCAGCAACCTGTTGGCGGACTACGCCTCGCTGCGTGATTGCGGCGCCGATCTGTTGCGCCTGAGCCCCCGAGCCGAGGGCATGGTGGACGTCGTGCAGGCCTTCGACCGTGTGCGCAAGGGTGCCACGCCGCCGCTGGCGGTGGAGGGATGCAACGGATACTGGCATGGCCGACCGGGCATGCTGCGCAGTGATGAGGTGAACCTGTGTTGA
- the ubiU gene encoding ubiquinone anaerobic biosynthesis protein UbiU, translating into MQLVCPAGSLPALKSALREGADAIYVGFRDDTNARHFAGLNLDDRQLRQGVELIHSAGKQMYVAVNTYPGAAGWARWQRAVDHAADLGVDALIAADCAVLGYAARRHPNLALHLSVQGSATNVAALAFYHERYGIRRAVLPRVLSLAQVRQVAANSPVPIEVFAFGSLCIMAEGRCHLSSYVTGESPNLCGVCSPAKAVRWSEEPEGLTSRLNDVLIDRYAPDEPAGYPTLCKGRFVVNGERFHALEEPTSLNTIDLIPQLAEIGVAAVKIEGRQRSPAYVEQVTRVWRQALDAWQRAPENYRALTQWQDALDKLSEGHQTTLGAYHRSWQ; encoded by the coding sequence ATGCAACTGGTCTGTCCGGCGGGGAGTCTGCCCGCCTTGAAATCGGCCCTGCGCGAGGGTGCCGACGCCATCTACGTCGGCTTTCGCGATGACACCAATGCCCGGCACTTTGCCGGCCTCAACCTCGATGACCGCCAACTGCGCCAGGGTGTGGAGCTTATCCACAGCGCCGGCAAGCAGATGTACGTGGCGGTCAACACCTACCCTGGAGCGGCCGGCTGGGCACGCTGGCAACGCGCCGTGGATCACGCCGCCGACCTGGGCGTGGATGCGCTGATCGCCGCCGACTGCGCGGTGCTCGGCTATGCCGCCAGGCGCCATCCGAATCTTGCGCTGCACCTCTCGGTGCAGGGCTCGGCCACCAACGTGGCGGCGCTGGCGTTCTACCACGAGCGCTATGGCATCCGCCGCGCCGTGCTGCCGCGCGTGCTGTCGCTGGCGCAGGTGCGCCAGGTGGCGGCAAACAGCCCAGTGCCCATCGAAGTCTTCGCCTTCGGCAGTCTGTGCATCATGGCCGAGGGGCGATGCCACCTGTCGTCCTATGTCACCGGCGAGTCGCCGAATCTGTGCGGCGTCTGTTCGCCGGCCAAGGCGGTGCGCTGGAGCGAGGAACCCGAAGGACTGACCTCGCGACTCAACGACGTACTGATCGACCGCTACGCGCCGGATGAGCCGGCCGGCTACCCGACCCTGTGCAAGGGCCGCTTCGTGGTCAATGGCGAGCGCTTCCATGCGCTGGAAGAGCCCACCAGCCTGAACACCATCGACCTGATCCCGCAGTTGGCGGAGATCGGCGTGGCGGCGGTGAAGATCGAGGGCCGGCAACGCAGCCCGGCCTATGTCGAGCAGGTCACCCGCGTCTGGCGCCAGGCGCTGGATGCGTGGCAACGCGCACCGGAGAACTACCGCGCGCTGACGCAGTGGCAGGACGCCCTGGACAAGCTTTCCGAAGGCCACCAGACGACCCTGGGCGCCTACCATCGCTCCTGGCAGTGA
- the narL gene encoding two-component system response regulator NarL: MTATPTDDRARILLVDDHPMMRKGVVQLLEFEDDLEVVGEAGSGEEALRMAAELEPDMILLDLNMKGMTGLDTLRALRENGEDARIVVFTVSDDRNDVINVLRAGADGYLLKDMEPERLLEHIRQAATGQLTISPQLTQVLAQALRGDDRPKGIEELTDRERQILRQLAHGYSNKMIARKLDITEGTVKVHVKRVLHKLGMRSRVEAAVWAVENHLV, from the coding sequence ATGACGGCCACCCCCACCGATGACCGCGCGCGCATCCTGCTCGTCGACGACCACCCGATGATGCGCAAGGGCGTGGTCCAGTTGCTGGAATTCGAGGACGACCTGGAAGTGGTGGGCGAAGCCGGCAGCGGCGAGGAAGCGCTGCGCATGGCGGCGGAGCTGGAACCGGACATGATCCTGCTCGATCTCAACATGAAGGGCATGACCGGCCTGGACACCCTGCGCGCCCTGCGCGAGAACGGCGAGGACGCGCGCATCGTGGTGTTCACCGTCTCCGATGACCGCAACGACGTGATCAACGTGCTGCGCGCCGGCGCCGACGGCTACCTGCTCAAGGACATGGAACCCGAGCGCCTGCTCGAACACATCCGCCAGGCCGCCACCGGCCAGCTCACCATCAGCCCGCAGTTGACCCAGGTACTGGCCCAGGCCCTGCGCGGCGATGACCGGCCCAAGGGCATCGAGGAGCTGACCGATCGCGAGCGGCAGATCCTGCGCCAGCTCGCCCACGGCTACAGCAACAAGATGATCGCGCGCAAACTCGACATCACCGAAGGCACGGTGAAGGTCCACGTGAAGCGAGTACTGCACAAGCTGGGCATGCGCTCGCGCGTGGAAGCGGCGGTGTGGGCGGTGGAGAACCATCTGGTCTGA
- the moaE gene encoding molybdopterin synthase catalytic subunit MoaE: MAIRVQPAAFDPGAELNAMHAANVGVGAVVGFVGYVRDFNEGREVGGMFLEHYAGMTEKALAKIEVEANQRWPLLRLEILHRIGRLEPGEPIVFVGAASAHRQAAFDACNFVMDYLKTRAPFWKKEDTTDGPRWVEGRCSDQAAADRWKN; the protein is encoded by the coding sequence ATGGCGATCCGCGTCCAGCCGGCGGCGTTCGATCCGGGCGCCGAACTCAATGCGATGCACGCCGCCAATGTCGGCGTGGGCGCGGTGGTCGGCTTCGTCGGCTACGTGCGCGACTTCAACGAAGGGCGCGAAGTGGGCGGCATGTTCCTCGAGCACTATGCCGGCATGACCGAAAAGGCCCTCGCCAAGATCGAGGTAGAAGCCAACCAGCGCTGGCCGCTGCTGCGCCTGGAAATCCTCCACCGCATCGGCCGCCTGGAACCGGGCGAACCCATCGTCTTCGTCGGCGCCGCCAGTGCCCACCGCCAGGCAGCGTTCGATGCCTGCAACTTCGTCATGGACTACCTCAAGACCCGCGCGCCGTTCTGGAAGAAGGAAGACACCACCGACGGCCCGCGCTGGGTCGAAGGCCGTTGCAGCGATCAGGCTGCTGCCGATCGCTGGAAGAACTGA